A stretch of the Sphingomonas sp. CL5.1 genome encodes the following:
- a CDS encoding SDR family NAD(P)-dependent oxidoreductase — translation MTAPGSSDRLRGKTVIVTGGTRGIGEAIARGIATAGGQVALCGRDAKAGERIAEEIGAASRYLPLDVGAASGWDGIVPLVERQLGPVTGLVNNAGLGISGNLSRMTDDDVMRMIAVNQLGVWHGMRAAGAAMRANGGGSIVNIGSAAATRAHPGIVAYAGTKAAVVGMSLAAAAELAPHRIRVNVIHPGYFGTRLLDESSRGHGRTMGATATPLGRVAEPEEIVGAAVFLLSDESGFVTGTQIAVDGGLTM, via the coding sequence ATGACCGCGCCCGGATCGAGCGACCGGCTGCGCGGCAAGACCGTGATCGTCACCGGCGGCACGCGCGGCATCGGCGAGGCGATCGCGCGCGGCATCGCGACTGCGGGCGGACAGGTCGCATTGTGCGGGCGCGACGCGAAGGCGGGCGAACGGATCGCGGAGGAGATCGGCGCGGCGAGCCGCTACCTGCCGCTCGATGTCGGCGCGGCGTCGGGCTGGGACGGCATCGTGCCGCTGGTGGAGCGGCAGCTCGGCCCCGTCACCGGCCTCGTCAACAACGCCGGGCTGGGGATCAGCGGCAACCTGTCACGCATGACCGACGACGATGTGATGCGCATGATCGCGGTCAACCAGCTCGGCGTGTGGCACGGGATGCGCGCGGCCGGCGCGGCGATGCGTGCCAACGGCGGCGGGTCGATCGTCAATATCGGCTCGGCCGCCGCGACCCGCGCGCATCCCGGCATCGTCGCCTATGCCGGGACGAAGGCGGCGGTGGTCGGCATGAGCCTCGCCGCCGCGGCGGAGCTTGCGCCGCACCGCATTCGCGTGAACGTCATCCACCCCGGCTATTTCGGCACTCGCCTGCTCGACGAATCCTCGCGCGGGCACGGGCGGACGATGGGCGCGACGGCGACCCCGCTGGGGCGCGTGGCGGAGCCGGAGGAGATCGTCGGCGCCGCTGTCTTCCTCCTGTCGGACGAAAGCGGCTTCGTGACCGGGACGCAGATCGCGGTCGATGGCGGGCTGACGATGTGA
- a CDS encoding EthD domain-containing protein: protein MIFCLRRRADLTRAEFQTYWRERHAPLVREVAPLLRMRRYVQSHSFDDPRIAGPVAARDAIVEPYDGVAELYWDSIEDILAVGDSKEARDAGRHLLADERAFIDLANSPLFWVRENIVI, encoded by the coding sequence ATGATCTTCTGCCTGCGCCGCCGCGCCGACCTGACGCGGGCGGAATTCCAGACCTATTGGCGGGAGCGGCACGCGCCGCTGGTGCGGGAGGTCGCGCCGCTGCTGCGCATGCGCAGATATGTGCAGAGCCACAGTTTCGACGATCCCCGCATCGCCGGCCCGGTGGCGGCGCGCGACGCGATCGTGGAGCCTTATGACGGCGTCGCGGAACTCTATTGGGACAGTATCGAGGATATCCTGGCGGTCGGCGACAGCAAGGAAGCGCGCGACGCGGGCCGCCACCTCCTCGCCGACGAGCGCGCGTTCATCGATCTCGCCAACTCCCCGCTTTTCTGGGTGCGCGAGAATATCGTGATCTGA
- a CDS encoding alpha/beta fold hydrolase encodes MEVTAMPIETRRFQARDGVRLVGDVGGDPRAPTVVLMHGGGQTRHSWSGALRALVDAGYHVINYDARGHGESDWSRDGDYSMSLRARDLGDVLAGVGGPVALVGASMGGATSLFAIGEASAPRPAALVMVDIVPRPNIAGTDRIRAFMAANPEGFASLDEAADAVAAYNHHRPRPKDPSGLARNLRRRGDRWFWHWDPRMLDSVNIDVRGETMTRHAAGIDFPTLLVRGMASDIVDEAGVEAFRAALPDLEVFNVRGAGHMVAGDRNDVFNEGVLGFLGRVMPPR; translated from the coding sequence ATGGAAGTAACCGCCATGCCGATCGAGACGCGGCGTTTCCAGGCGCGGGACGGGGTGAGACTGGTTGGCGACGTGGGCGGCGATCCCCGCGCGCCCACCGTGGTGCTGATGCACGGCGGCGGGCAGACCCGGCATAGCTGGTCGGGCGCGCTGCGGGCGCTGGTCGACGCCGGCTATCACGTCATCAATTATGATGCGCGCGGGCACGGCGAGAGCGACTGGTCGCGCGACGGCGATTATTCCATGTCGTTGCGCGCGCGCGACCTGGGCGACGTGCTGGCGGGCGTGGGCGGGCCGGTCGCGCTGGTCGGCGCGTCGATGGGCGGCGCCACCAGCCTGTTCGCGATCGGCGAGGCGAGCGCGCCGCGTCCGGCCGCGCTGGTCATGGTCGATATCGTGCCGCGGCCCAACATCGCCGGCACCGATCGTATTCGCGCGTTCATGGCCGCCAATCCCGAGGGATTCGCCAGCCTCGACGAGGCGGCGGACGCGGTGGCGGCCTACAACCACCATCGCCCGCGCCCGAAGGACCCGTCGGGCCTCGCCCGCAACCTGCGCCGGCGCGGCGACCGATGGTTCTGGCATTGGGACCCCCGGATGCTCGACTCGGTCAACATCGACGTGCGCGGCGAGACGATGACGCGCCATGCCGCCGGCATCGACTTCCCGACGCTGCTGGTGCGGGGAATGGCGAGCGACATCGTCGACGAGGCGGGGGTGGAGGCGTTCCGCGCCGCCTTGCCGGACCTGGAGGTATTCAACGTGCGCGGTGCCGGCCATATGGTGGCCGGCGACCGCAACGATGTCTTCAACGAAGGCGTGCTCGGCTTCCTCGGCCGCGTCATGCCGCCACGCTGA